One region of Carya illinoinensis cultivar Pawnee chromosome 8, C.illinoinensisPawnee_v1, whole genome shotgun sequence genomic DNA includes:
- the LOC122274549 gene encoding SKP1-like protein 1A has translation YHFYFKHFVSIETISSSQKITLKSPDGESFEVDEAVALESQTIKHAIELCADNVIPVLNVTSKILDKVIEYCKKHVEPANSEDRTSEDDLKAWDAEFVSVDQATLFDLILAANYLNIKSLLDLTCQTVADMIKGKTPEEIRETFNIRDDFTPEEEEEVRRENQWVFE, from the exons TATCACTTCTATTTCAAGCATTTCGTTTCGATCGAAACCATATCGTCGTCGCAGAAGATCACCCTGAAGAGTCCCGATGGCGAGTCTTTCGAGGTCGACGAGGCTGTGGCTCTCGAGTCTCAGACCATCAAGCACGCGATAGAGCTTTGCGCCGACAACGTCATCCCTGTTCTCAACGTGACAAGCAAGATCTTGGACAAGGTCATCGAGTACTGCAAGAAGCACGTCGAACCGGCCAACTCTGAGGACCGCACCTCCGAAGATGATCTCAAGGCCTGGGACGCGGAGTTCGTCAGTGTTGACCAGGCCACTCTCTTCGATCTCATTCTA GCTGCAAACTATTTGAACATCAAAAGCCTCCTGGATCTGACATGCCAGACTGTGGCGGACATGATCAAGGGAAAGACCCCAGAGGAGATCCGTGAGACCTTTAACATCAGGGATGACTTTACCccggaggaagaggaagaggttcgTCGGGAGAACCAGTGGGTATTTGAATGA